From a region of the Anaerolineae bacterium genome:
- a CDS encoding HAMP domain-containing protein, with protein sequence MKLWVKLALSFAVIIVVISATIAVFSIQHEIRNFEEELKKQGALLVNTLADESKDSFIIDKFVRVMDYIYTVSKQEYVVYALVADMQGKIRAHSEMDKIGRIIPNPLFHGALKSEAFIKAVQSDEGEHIYDIAVPVIIRGDMVGTAQIGYSMRSIQISTARAKRQIIVITIICIVFGILFAFILSRRLVKPIIKLKEGAHAIAKGNFDITIDVKSKDEIGELSKAFNKMAIDLKTFRADLKRSKDYTDSILKSMAEILIVVDHKNKIKGFNEAALNLLGYTEDELIEQPLEKVLPERGKAKLEELIDKNEAINYETYYETKTGKKVHVLLSAAGTPDIDGVLTDVILTAADITKQKRLQDSLVKSQEQLRTLSSNILATQEQERKKISMGIHDDLGQILTAILLDIAQARKSLSTNESKTQGFLDRIQVETKKVLQRARSISAVLRPGVLDHLGLKAAVESFLDDIRERTGMEIVEEIEVGDQNISEPLTIAVYRILQEAVTNIIKYSKANKVIVILQSDNKTLVLCITDDGVGFDPKSPIVNKGIGLLGIKERTEWLEGTFRVESAPGQGTKIFVEIPLTERLGVTH encoded by the coding sequence ATGAAACTTTGGGTAAAATTGGCCCTATCGTTTGCGGTGATAATCGTCGTGATTTCCGCTACGATTGCTGTTTTTTCAATTCAGCATGAAATCAGAAATTTTGAAGAAGAGCTGAAAAAGCAGGGCGCTTTATTGGTAAATACCTTGGCCGATGAATCTAAGGATTCCTTTATTATAGATAAATTTGTTCGTGTCATGGATTATATCTATACGGTTTCGAAACAGGAATACGTTGTGTATGCTTTGGTTGCTGATATGCAGGGCAAGATAAGAGCTCATAGCGAGATGGACAAAATCGGCCGGATTATTCCAAATCCCCTCTTCCATGGTGCCCTCAAAAGCGAAGCATTCATCAAAGCTGTTCAATCTGATGAAGGGGAACACATATATGATATTGCTGTGCCCGTTATAATCAGAGGGGACATGGTCGGCACCGCTCAAATCGGTTATTCTATGAGAAGCATTCAAATTTCTACGGCAAGAGCGAAAAGACAGATCATTGTAATCACGATCATATGTATTGTTTTTGGGATACTCTTTGCTTTTATTTTGTCTCGAAGGCTGGTGAAGCCTATCATAAAACTGAAAGAAGGGGCTCATGCAATTGCAAAAGGCAATTTTGACATAACAATAGACGTTAAATCAAAAGACGAAATCGGAGAACTTTCCAAGGCTTTCAACAAGATGGCCATTGACTTGAAAACCTTTCGTGCCGACTTGAAAAGATCCAAGGATTATACGGACAGTATCCTGAAATCAATGGCCGAGATCTTAATAGTAGTAGACCATAAAAATAAAATAAAGGGGTTTAATGAAGCTGCTCTGAATTTACTGGGATATACGGAAGACGAATTAATAGAACAGCCCTTGGAAAAGGTATTGCCTGAGCGAGGTAAAGCAAAACTTGAGGAGTTGATTGATAAAAACGAAGCCATTAATTATGAAACATACTATGAGACCAAGACCGGCAAGAAAGTTCACGTTCTTCTCAGCGCCGCAGGAACCCCTGACATCGATGGCGTCTTAACGGATGTAATATTGACGGCCGCAGACATTACTAAGCAAAAGCGACTGCAAGACTCTCTCGTCAAATCACAGGAACAGCTACGCACTCTCTCATCAAACATTCTGGCGACTCAAGAACAGGAACGCAAAAAGATTTCCATGGGAATACACGATGATCTTGGCCAGATACTCACTGCTATTTTACTCGATATTGCGCAAGCAAGGAAGTCATTATCAACGAACGAATCAAAGACACAAGGCTTTCTTGATCGAATTCAGGTCGAAACCAAAAAAGTGCTTCAGCGAGCGAGAAGCATTTCAGCCGTCTTAAGGCCAGGGGTACTAGACCATCTGGGCCTTAAAGCTGCTGTCGAGTCCTTTCTTGACGACATAAGGGAACGTACAGGCATGGAGATTGTTGAAGAGATTGAAGTCGGCGATCAAAATATCTCCGAGCCCCTTACAATTGCCGTTTATCGGATATTGCAGGAGGCCGTGACCAACATAATCAAGTACTCAAAAGCCAATAAGGTAATCGTAATATTACAATCCGACAATAAAACCCTTGTACTGTGCATAACCGATGACGGAGTAGGGTTCGATCCTAAATCGCCGATCGTGAATAAGGGGATCGGGCTATTGGGAATAAAGGAAAGGACTGAATGGCTGGAAGGTACTTTCAGGGTTGAGTCCGCCCCCGGACAAGGCACGAAAATTTTCGTGGAAA